The Caldisericum exile AZM16c01 region CACAACATCTGGATTTGTTTCTTTTACTACATCTTCAATATGGTTTTGAAAATCATGTTCTATAACGTTATACCCCTTTTTTCTCAAAGCATCCGAAACTGCCTTACCACTTTTAATTGAAATTTCTCTCTCTGTGGATTTTCCACCATATAGAACAAGAACCTTAGTACTCATTTTTTCCTCTCAAGCAAATTCAAATTTCTAAATTTTCCAACAAGTTTTATTTCAAGTTCAAGTATGAGGTCCTTATGCTTATAAACCCTTAACTGCGCCTCTCTTATAAGATTTACAACATCCTGAGCAGTGGCATTGCCAAGATTAACAATAAAATTTGCGTGCTTTTCCGAAATCAAAGCATCACCAAAACGTAGGCCTTTACATCCAGATTCCTCAAGCACTTTCCCTGCATATGTTGTAGGTGGATTTTTGAAAACACTGCCTGCACACGGAAGGTCATAAGGCTGCTTTTCTAATCTTCCTTTTATACTTTTTTCCTTTTCTTTTAAAATTTCATCAAAAGGTTTCCGCTCAAAATTAAGGACTGCGTTAAGGAGTATAAGTGGTTCTTCCTGTAAAATGGAATATCTGTAATCAAAATAGAAATCATCGTGCTTAAACCGGTAAATTTTGCCATTATAATCAATCACCTCGGCATATTCAATTCTTGTACTTATATAATGAGAATTTGTGCCAGCGTTCATCGCTATTGCACCACCCAAGGCACCAGGTATTCCAAAGGCAAATTCAAATCCACCAAGATTTTTTTTAGAGGCCTCTTCTATGAGTCTTTGTAGGTGTACCCCTGCTTCTGCCAAAGCAAGATTGTTATCAAATTCTAATCTTGAAAATCCTTCAGCCATTTTAATAACAAGTCCTTCTATGCCGTCGTCGGAAACAAGTATATTTGTTCCATTTCCAATAACAGTTATGGGTAATTTTTCTCTTCTTGCAAATTCAAGAAGTTTTTTCAAATCATCGACATCTAATGGAATTGCTAAAATTTCTGCGGGTCCTCCTATTTTAAATGAGGTATGTTTTGTCATTGGTTCATTAAAATAAACACGCCCTTTTATAAGTTCCTTAATATTTTCTTGTATTTTCATTTTTCTCCTCTTAATTTTAGCATTATTGTGTCAATTGCCAAATATACATCACCTGGCCCAAGAGTTATAACAATATCTCCTGGTTTTGCAATTCTTGAAACAAGATCTGCGGCAGTCTCAAACTTTGAAGCGAAAAATACGTTTTTATTAGGATTTAAAGTTTTAATCCAATCAAAAACTTTTTCATTTGTAATCCCCTCGATGGGATTTTCAAACGCAGAATATATAGGTAGTACAATAACAAAGTCAGCAAGATAAAAAGGCTTTGCAATGGTTTCTTTAAGAGAAAACACACGTGTGTATCTATGAGGTTGAAAGATAGCAATAATCGAAGATCTGGGGAAATGAGTTCTTAACGCATTTAGAGTTGCTTCAACTTCGGTCGGATGGTCAGCATGGTCATCAAAAATATGAATACCTTTAACATTTCCTTTATACTCAAGCCTTCGTTTAGGTAGAGAAAAACTCATTAAAGATGCCTCTATTTCATCAAATGAAATGTTTAGCATTCGTCCCACAAGTATAGATGCAAGCGCATTCGAAAGGTTCTGCACTCCAAAAACATTTAACTTAAGAAGAGGCGAATTCTTTTCTAAAACTTTTGCTCTAAACGATATTCCGTCCTTATCAAACGAATAATCGATTATGGTTGCATGTGCTTTCGTGTCCTTTATGCTATAATAAAAAGGCGTTTTTGAAAGACGCTCTGAAACTTCAAAAGAGGGCTTATCATCTTTATTTACTACAACCATTTCTGAGTGTTCCATAAACTCGAAGAATGCATTTTTTAGATTTTCAAAATCCCAATCATAAGCATTTAAATGATCTTTGTCTATATTTGTAACTACACCTATATGCGGTTTAAAAAGCAAAAATGTTTTATCGCTTTCATCAGACTCAATAACAAAATATTCTGCAGATGGTAAAAAACGGCCGTTTTGCTTATGGTCACCACCGATATAGGCATTTACAGGTATTCTTTTGCTCAAAATTTCTGAAATAAGTGATGTAGTTGTAGTTTTCCCATGGGTGCCAGCAACAACTATACTTTTGTAATCTTTTGCAATATTAGCAAGCGCCTCACCACGCCTTTCAATCGGAATACCAAGTTCCTTTGCTTTTAATAAATAGAAATCGTCTTTTCGTATTGCTGAAGAGAAAATAACCTTATCAATTGATTTATCTACCTCAAATTCCTTTGGGTTTACATCAACACCAATCCCTTTAAGGTAATGTGTTGTTTCGTTTTCTTTCATGTCAATTCCCAATACTTTATACCCAAGCGCCATATAAATTTCTGCAAGTCGCTTCATCCCAACTCCTGCTACTCCAAGTAAAAGCACTTTTTTCATTTATCTTCCTCTAATAATTCTACAATTCTTTTTTCAGCATCTCTTGGATAAAATTTTGCGCATTCCAAATTTATTATATGAAAATCGTTTTTAAAATCCACTATTTTTTTAACTAATATGTCTTTGGTCAGGTCTTCTTCTTTTATAACACTTACACATCCGTAATTTTCAAAATATTTTGCATTATAAAATTGATGATTATCCCTTGCGTAAGGGAAAGGCACAACAATTGAATAAACATTATTGAGAATCAATTCAGATAAAGTCATTGCACCACCTCTTGTTACTGCAACGGTAGAAACTGCATATGCATATCCCATTTCATCAAGATACGGATAAATTCGTAGATTTTTATGATTGCTTAAACTTTTAAATTCATCAAAAAATTTGACACCAGTTATGAAAATTATCTGAATCTCATTCTCAATGAGCTCTGGTATTGCTTCGGCTATTATTTTATTTAACTTGTATGCGCCACCACTCCCGCCAAATGCAAGAAGTGTAAACTTATCCTCAAATTTAAAGAATTCAAGTGCTGTTTTTTTATCTTGATTTATAACTTCTTTACGCACAGGGTTCCCAACGAAAACTCCTTTTGAACCAAAATGGTTTTTTATATCCTCAAAACCCAAAAAAACCAACCTTGCAAATCTTGAGAATATAAGATTTGTCCTACCAGGTATTGTATTTTGTTCATATAGATATACAGGCACACCTTTTAGTATACCTGCAAGTAAAATCGGAAGTGACACATATCCTCCCCCACCAAGGATTTTATCAGGCTTTGTCTTTCCCACAATTTTTAAAGCATCAAAAAAACCATTTATAGAAAAAATTGCAAACTTTACAAACTTTAGAATGTTAAGATCAAAAAGTGATGCTCTAACATATTGAACGGTAAAGCCGTATTTTTTTGCAACTCTTTCTTCGATACTTTCGCGTCTTCCAATAAATATAACTTCATGTCCGTGCTTTCTTAATTCTTCTCCTACGGGTATTAAAGGGTAAATATGCCCCCCTGTGCCACCGCCTGCAATAAGTATTTTCATAAGTTTTCCTCTGTTCTTGAAATGTTTATTAAAATTCCAATTGATATAAAGTTTGCAAGCATGTTATTACCACCAAAACTAACAAAGGGAAGTGGAACTCCTGTTGTTGGCATCAAACCTAAATTCACTGCAATGTTGATAATTGCAAAATATGCAATGCCAAGCGTAAGACCAAGCGCAAGAATTCTTGAAAAAGTCGATCTTGCATCATTTGCAATCTTAAAGCCCGTATAGATTAATAACAGGTATGCAAGCATAAGAAGAATCACAAAAACTGCACCAAATTCTTCACCAATTACAGGAAGTATAAAATCGGATATCGATACAGGTAAAACGGAAGGATATTTAAAAATACCTTTCATAAATCCCACGCCCGTTATCCCCCCTCTAGCAAAGGCTCTAAGGGACTGAAGTGTTTGAAGTGCTTCATCGCTTGCATGTGCATATGGATTTAAAAATGCAACAACTCGTCTGTGCCATTCACTATTTAAAGGTATCATTAGGATAACTCCAAGAAAACTTAAAACACCAAATCCGACAAACTCAATTAAAGGCATTCCAATAATTCCAAGCAAAGTAAATCCTGTCAAAAACACCTGTGCTGCACTTCCCATATCGGGTTCAAAAGCAATGAGTATCGCAATAATGCCGACAAGAGCAAATGCCAATGCATAAACTTTTGGAATATACTCTTCATTTATTTTGTCCCTAAATATACGTGCGATAAGCAATGAAACTACTATATATGCAAACTGAGATGGCTGAAAAGAAAAGTGTCCGAAGTGTACAAAACGTGAAACACTTCTATTAACAAGCAGATACAAAAGTAAAGAAAATAAAAAAATATAACCAATCTTTGAAAGGGAAGCAAGTTTACTATGATTGAAAAACGCAAAAAATAACAAAAGCAAAATTCCTAAAATAAATGAGATTACCTGCTTCACAATGAGATTCGGATAAACAATGCTTAAACTACCGCTTACAAGTATTCCAAATAAACTGAGCGAAAGTGAAACAAAGAGAAGCGAAATAGAATACGGATTTATTAATTTTTTCATAGTTCACTTACTATTTCCTTAAATTGCTCTCCCCTGTCTTCAAAGTCTCTGAACATATCAAAACTTGCACATGCAGGAGAAAGAAGCACTATATCGCCTGCTTTCGCAATATTTCGTGCAAAAGTTATCGCCTCTTTGAGACTTCCCACAATTGCAAAGTCATGAAAGTCTGCTTTTGTTGATGCCTCCTTCAATTGATGTGCAGTTTGCCCCAAAAGGATCAAAAATTTCACCTTATCTCTAAACATCTTCGCAAGTTGCGTAAAATCGTTATTTTTACTGCTACCGCCTGCAATGAGAATGACCTTTTGGTTGAAGGATTCAAGTGCTTTTATTGTCGAGTCAGGTGTGGTAGATTTTGAATCGTTTATGAAAATTACACCATTAACTTCTCGAACAAATTCAAGTCTATGCGGTAAACCTTTAAAGGTCCTAATTCCATCCCTTATAACTTCTACTGGCACCCCCATTACGATAGAACACAAAATACTTGCAAGAGTATTTTGAACATTGTGAAGTCCCAAAAGTGGTATCTCTTCTTTTTCAATAATTTCCTTAGGTTTACTAAATTTGTCCTCCCTAAAGTAAATCTTATTATCTTTCAAAAAAGCACCGCTTTCAATACTTTCCTTTAAAGAAAAGTAATAAACTTGTGGCTTAATTTCCTTAGAAAGATTTTTTACAACCTCATCATCATAATTAAGAATTGCAAAATCAGATTCTGTCTGATTAATGAAGATTCGTTTCTTTGCTTTAAGGTAATCTTCCATTGAAGTGTACCTGTCGAGATGGTCTTCAGTAAAATTGAGAAAAACAGATACCTCTGGATGGTATTGCTCAATTGTCTCAAGTTGGAAACAACTTGTTTCAAGAACTGCATATTCAGGGTTAGGATTTTCAAGTAGTAATTCTGAATATGGCGTCCCTAAATTACCACCAACAACTGTATTTTGATTAAATAATTTGAAAATATGTCCTGTAAGAGCGGTTGTCGTGCTCTTACCGTTTGTCCCTGTAATTGCAATAATTTTTGTGTTTGGCGAAAACATGTTTGCAAATTCAAGTTCACCGATAATTTTTATCCCTTTTGATTCAAGATCTTTTACAATAGGAGCACTCATTGGAATACCGGGAGAAAGTACTGCAAGATCAAAATTTGAAAATTTTTCAAAGGAGTGTTTTCCAATCTCGTAAGGAATGTTGTACTTTTTAAGAAGTGGCTCAAAAGACCTAACCTCACTATTTTCGGCCTTCTCCGTTAAAAATACTTCAAAGCCATGCAACTTTCCGAGGATGCTTGCAAATACTCCAGACCTTCTTGCACCAACAACAAGAATTTTCATTATATACCTCCGCTACAAACCTATAATTTTCAAAACAATTATTAGTATAACCATAAATGCCGTAATAATGCTAAATCTAAAATCAATCTTTGCTTCTGACCAACCTAAAATTTCAAAATGATGATGAATTGGGGTCATTTTAAAAACCCTCTTCCCATGAGTTGCTTTAAAATAAGCAATCTGTATGAAAATTGAAATCGCTTCAATTACTGGAATAATTGCGATAAAGGGAAGATATAACTCTGTCTTAAAAACTATCGATAAAGAGGCAATTGCACCACCGAGAGCTGATGCGCCTAAATCACCCATAAATATCGATGCCTTTGGACTGTTAAACCACAAAAACACAAGAATAGAAATAAGCAAAGACAAAGTAAAGAAAAGAAGAGGCAAATTTTTTGTGAGATACGAAAGCACTATAAAAGTTATAAGTATGATACTTCCAACACTTCCAAGTAGCCCATCAACTCCGTCTGTTAGGTTAAAGGCATTAACAGAACCAACCATGATCACAAAAAAAAGTATGAAGTAAAGGAACGGCCCGACGTTAAAATTTGATCCAAGAAACATTACATTAAAAGTCATGATATCTTTGAAAGTAGCAAAGAGAACAATAGTTGCAAGTGAGAAAAGAATGAGTTTACTTCTTATTGAGAGACCTTCAGAAGAAGATTTTCTCGATGTTAGAACATCATCAATAAGACCAATAAGTCCAAATAAAACTGTTGAAAAGAACACAAAAAAAAGTTGCCTCAAAACATGGTAAGGAATCTTTAAAGTAAAAATAAGAGGAAGTATAAAAATAGTCGAGATTAAAAATACGATACCACCACCACGAGGAGTTCCCTCTTTCTTTTTATGCGACTCAATTAACTCCTCTCGCACATGTTGGACAAGATTTTTTTCCTTAAGAAAATATATGAGAAACTTCTCAAAAAATAGCAAAATAAAAAATTCTACAAACAAATAGATAGGCAAAACAATTTCAGCTTTCATCTCCATACCTCTCTTTCAAAACTTGGACAAATTGTTCCATTTTCATACCACGGGAGCCCTTTACCAAAAAATATGTGCCTTCTTTAAAATTATAAGTCTTCAAAAATTGAGAAAGGAGATTGCTATCTTCAAAATGATATTTAATTGTTGCAGATCCTTTTTCGTTTATAAACTTTGAGAAATTTCCATAGGTAATAAGAGCGTAAGGATTAACTTTGGAAATACTTTCTCCAACTTTTTCATGGAGTGTTTTTGAATATTCGCCAAGTTCAAGCATATCTCCAAGGATTAAAACAACAGGGCCTTTTACTCCCTTTAACCTTTCGAGTGCAAGGTTCATTGAGATGGGATTTGAGTTATATGTATCGTCAATGATAGTCATGCTTCCCAGTTTTATTTTCTCTCCCCTTCCTTTGTATGGTTTGAATTCTCTCAGTGCTGAAACCACATAATCGGGATCAACTCCAACATAGACTGATGAAGCAAAAATTAATCCCACATTGTAGGCAAATCCATTATAGGGAACGGTAAATTCAAAAATCCTATCTTGAACATTAATTTTTAATTTCATTGAATCAAAACTTTCTTCAAGAATCGTAAGCCTAAAATCGTTTTCCTTATTAAACCCTACCTTAAATACACCTTTTAATCCGTTTGATGCAGAATACAAAAGTTCATCATCTCCATTTATAAAACACACACCGCCTAAATCTAAAACAAATCTTACGAGTTTAAATTTTTCGTTCAAGACACCTTTTCTATCTTTCAAATATTCAAGATGAGAATCTCCAACATTTGTTATAATGCCATAATGTGGCCTTACAATATCAAGTAAAATATTCATATCGTTTGGTTTTTGAACGCCCATCTCAACGACAACAAAGTCTTCAAGATTCGTAATTTCATTTGCAAAAAATAGAGGAAGAGAAACATCAGTATTAATATTTCCTTCAGTTTTGATCACATTAAAGCGTTTTGATAAAGCAAGATATAAACCCTCTTTTGTAGTTGTCTTTCCTGCACTTCCAGTTATTCCAAAAATTGCACTATTTACTTTTTTTCGTGCAAAATTCCCCAAATATTTCAAAAATTCGAAAGTTGAATTAACTTTAACAACACGCCCATCTACTTTCAAGTCATTCTCAACAACTGCAAAAATAGCACCTCTTTCAAGTGCATCGGATACAAAATTATGTCCGTCAGTTGTATTCCCCTTTAATGCAATGAAAATATCGCCTTTTACAACTTCACGAGAGTCAATTACGAATCTATTGTAGTCATGTGGTAAGGAAAAAGTTTTTTCATGATAAATATCTTTAAACAATTCTTGCAAGTCAATCTTCATGAAACACCTCTTTTACAATGTCTATATCCCTAAAGCGCAAAATTTCACCATTAGGCATATGCATTTTAGATTCAACCCCTCTTCCCAAGATTGCTATAACATCGTTTTCTTTCGCTTCATTCAGTGCATATTTTATCGCTTCAATTCTATCGGGTATAACCTTGTGCTTAATTGAAACAGAAGACGCAACATCCTTAATTATTGATTCAATATCGTGTCCACGTGGATCATCAGAAGTAACAACGCAAAAATCAGCAAACTTACTCACTGATGCTCCCATTGAAACTCTTTTTTCTTTTTCTGATGTTCCAACAGCACCAAAAACAACAATCAGTCGGTTGCCTATGTTCTTGATACTTTCAAGCACACTTTCAATCTCATCAGGATTGTGAGCATAGTCGATAACAACCTTTATTCCTTTAAATGTGTAAATTTCCATTCTTCCTGGAACTAAAGCATTTTTTGCAAAATCCTTTATGTCTGAAAAGTTAGCACCCTCTAACATTGCGCACGATAAAACTGCCAAAAAGTTATAGGCGTTGTATCTACCAAGAATAGGTAAATCTATAGCCCCAAGGGCAGTCCCTTTTTGATACACATCAAAATAAATTGAAGTCCCATGAGTTTTTAGGTTTTGAAAGGAATAGTCAAATATTTCATCACCACCATAAAAAATTGGGTCCTTTGATACCTCAATAAACCTATCTATATAAAGCGAATTTCCATTGAGTATAGGAGAAGTGAATCCATCAAAAAATGAAACTTTCGTTTTAATGTAATCTTCAAGCGATTTGTGGTATTCTATGTGATCTGTTCCCATAGTTCCAAGGATCTTTCTTTTAAAATTTATACCATATATTCTTTTGTCCTTAATTCCGTGGGAAGAAACCTCCATGAAAACGTACTTTACACCATCGTCCAACATTGTTTTTAGGTATCTGTGAAGATCGAAAGGAAATGGTGTTGTTGGAGGCTCAAGGTCAACCAAAGAGAAGTTGTCTTTAATGCCAATACCAATGGTACCGATAAATCCCGATGGCACCCCTAAGTAGTTGAAAAGCCTATAAAGAAGATAAGTTATAGTTGTTTTTCCCATTGTACCCGTAACGCCTATTAAAGTTAACCTGTCTGATGGATCTCCAAAAAAGAAGGAAGAAATTTTTGCAAATGCTTCTCTTGAGTTGTGAGTCTTAATAACAAGAATATCTTCGTTAATTTCTAAATCCTTTTCGATAATTACTCCAACTGCACCTCTTTTTACTGCATCAAATACAAAATCATGTCCGTCAAAATTTTCCCCCTTTAATGCAACAAACAAATCTCCATTCTCTATAACTCTTGAATCAGTTTTTATTCCAAAAAAAACTCTTTCCAGATTTCCGTAAATTTCAAAATCTTTAAATTTTTCTTTTAAAATTCGTCCATTCATTTTTCAATCCTTAGGTATTTTACAAGAAATGTCCCTATTTCAGAAAATAGCGGTGCAGATACAGTCGTAGAATATTGCGGGATAGAAGTTTCATTTATGGAAACTATAACGGAGACCCTTGGATCTGGATAGGGAATAGCACCAAAGAAACTGTATATTAGTTTAGTATGCGAATATCCCCCACCAGGGTTTGGCTTTTGAGCAGTACCAGTCTTGCCCATAACCTTGTAGCCTTCTATTTTTGCCTTTGGAGCACCAATTTCTACAACTTCTACCATTGCACTTTTAATAAGACCAAGATTTGTTTTACTTCCTATTGTTCTTCGAAGAATTGGCTCTGAAGAATAAACGACATTTCCATCTGGACTTTTAATCTCTTTAACGAGACGCGGTGTATAAAGTTTCCCGCCATTTACAATTGCATTTAGTGCCGACACCATCTGGATTTGCGTTACAGCGACACCCTGTCCAAAGCCCATATTTGCAACTTCTACATCTCCGATATTTTTAGGTGATGGAACAATTCCCCTTTCCTCGCCGTAAAGTTCAATTTGAGTTTTATCGCCAAAACCAAAAAGTTTAAAATATTTTAGAAGTGAATCCTTTTGAAGTCTTAGTGCAATTTGAGCAAATGCAACATCGCAAGAGTTAACAAGAATATCGGAAAGCCCATGTTCCTCTCCATGCTTTTTCCAACAAGAAATAACCGTATCCTTAACTTTTATTGAGCCACTACAGTAAAAGTTGTCATCTATCTTTAACTTTCCCTCTTCAAGTGCAGCAAGTGCAACAATTGGTTTCATTATTGAACCAGGCTCATAATTAAATGTTGTTGGAAGATTTTGCATAATTTTATTAAAGTTTGTTGGGTCAAACGAAGGATAGGTTACCATTGCAAGAACCTCGTTAGATTCTGGATCCGTTACTATCGCAAAACCATTTTTTGCATGAAATTCTTCAACATATTTTTTAACAAGTTCATAAACTTTTGCTTGAATATTAATATCGATAGTAAGTGTTATGTTATTTCCTTTGACGGGATTGAGCACATATGTTGGTGCACCTAACACATCGGGTTCTGCAAAATTATATGTTCTGAAAGATCTCCCATTTCTCCCCTTAAGATAATCGTCCAGAGATAATTCAAGTCCTGTAAGGCCTGTTCCTTCTGCACCAACAATTCCAATAAGAGGTGAAATTATTTCTCCATATGGATATACTCTTTTGTATGTCTTTGTAAAAACAACTCCATCTTTTAAATTAAGTGCATCAATCTTTTCTTTTGTATCTTTAGAAACCGATGTTGAAACAAGGACATATGATTTTGCGCTCAAAAGTTTATTAAGTTCTTCATTAGAAAACTTAAGGTCTCTTTTTAAAATGCTTCTTATTTTTGAGAGATTCGCACTATCGATAATATTTGGATTAATATCAAGTTCAAATGTTAGTTCGTTTGTTGCAAGTTTTACGCCGGATCTGTCAAGAATTTCGCCTCGCTCAGCCCTCAGGATATCATAACTTGGTACGACCTGAGGAGCAAATTCTGCAAGAAGTTTACCTCTATTAAAAACGCTTAAATCTATAACTCTGCCTATAAATGTAGCAAAGACAAACACGAAAAGTAAAAAAGTGACTAAAAGTCTTTTTTTAAAAATATCTTCGCTACTTTGCTCTGATTTCCACGACATAGAAATCTTTAACCTCAGTCATGTAAAGTTTTTTTCTTGCAATACTTTCAATGTATGCTGGATCTTGTAAATCAAGATATTGAGACTCAAGGTTTTGATTTTCGGTTTGAAGAATTTCGATTTTTACATCCAAATCTGCAATATTCTTTTTTATACGAACGGTCGAAAAGAATAATACACTATAAACTGCAATAAGAATTAAGAGGATAATTAATAAAGTTAATGTTTTTACTTTCATCCAACCTTCTCCGCAACTCTTAACTTTGCACTCCGAGCACGCCTGTTAGTTGCAATCTCTTCTTCTTTTGGTTTAATTACATGTTTATTAACCAACTTCAAGGTTGGATTATTCTTAAACGATTGCTTCACTAACCTATCTTCAAGTGAATGATATGTAATAATTGCAATGCGTCCCATAGATTCCAATACTGTTGGTGCATTTTCTAAAAAACCTTTTAGGTTATCCAATTCTCTATTTATGTAAATACGGAGTGCTTGAAATGTCCTTGTTGCAGGATGGATTCTGTAGTATCCTTTAGGATAAACGCTCTTTACAATCTCTGCAAGTTGGGTTGTTGTCTCAATTGGGTGTTTTTTTCTTTCTTCAGTGATACGTTTTGCGATTTTAGAAGCAAATGGATCTTCACCATAATATAGGATAATATCTCTAAGTTCACTTTCCTCAAAATTATTAATGATGTCGTATGCAGTGTATCTCGTGCATGGTCTACACATTCGCATATCAAGGGGGCCTTCCTTCATAAATGAAAAACCACGAGATTCATCTTCAAGTTGTAAACTTGATACTCCTAAATCTGCAAGAATATGGGTCACACTCTTTGCAAAAGGAAGAATAAGTGAATTAATTTCCTTAAAGTTTCCAGGAACTATAACAAAGTTATCTCTCACTTGAAGGAGTCTTTGTCGAGCTCTCTCAATAGTTTCATAGTCCATGTCAATTCCAATAAGAAGACCCTTAGGAATCCTTTTGAGAATCTCAACTGAATGCCCGCCTTCCCCAAGGGTTGCATCAACTACTATAGAGTTTTCTTTTAAATTCAACAGTTCAATTGTCTCATTTAATAATACTGGTATATGATGTATTTCCATCAATTGATATTATATTTGAATTTTACTTTTTTTGATTATTGCAAGATTCTTTCAGGATGAGTATAGATATTGAAACGGTTGCCCCTTAAAAATCCTACAAGAGTTATACCGAGAGAATCAGCACTTTTAATCGCAAGACTTGAAACTGCCGATTGTGATACAATTATTTTTGAATTAACTTTGGAAGCGATTTGAACAATGTTGTAATTAATTCTTCCTGATGTAAAAAGTATCGTTTCTTTATAAATTTCATTCTCAACTAAAAAACCTACAATTTTCAAAACGGCTGAGAGCCTTGATATGTCCTCAAAATAAGTAAGAAGACGCTCTACGGTTGCAACTGCTACAATATGAGTGCCCCCAGTTACTTGAAATGTATCTGAG contains the following coding sequences:
- a CDS encoding peptidoglycan D,D-transpeptidase FtsI family protein, with the protein product MSWKSEQSSEDIFKKRLLVTFLLFVFVFATFIGRVIDLSVFNRGKLLAEFAPQVVPSYDILRAERGEILDRSGVKLATNELTFELDINPNIIDSANLSKIRSILKRDLKFSNEELNKLLSAKSYVLVSTSVSKDTKEKIDALNLKDGVVFTKTYKRVYPYGEIISPLIGIVGAEGTGLTGLELSLDDYLKGRNGRSFRTYNFAEPDVLGAPTYVLNPVKGNNITLTIDINIQAKVYELVKKYVEEFHAKNGFAIVTDPESNEVLAMVTYPSFDPTNFNKIMQNLPTTFNYEPGSIMKPIVALAALEEGKLKIDDNFYCSGSIKVKDTVISCWKKHGEEHGLSDILVNSCDVAFAQIALRLQKDSLLKYFKLFGFGDKTQIELYGEERGIVPSPKNIGDVEVANMGFGQGVAVTQIQMVSALNAIVNGGKLYTPRLVKEIKSPDGNVVYSSEPILRRTIGSKTNLGLIKSAMVEVVEIGAPKAKIEGYKVMGKTGTAQKPNPGGGYSHTKLIYSFFGAIPYPDPRVSVIVSINETSIPQYSTTVSAPLFSEIGTFLVKYLRIEK
- a CDS encoding UDP-N-acetylmuramoyl-tripeptide--D-alanyl-D-alanine ligase gives rise to the protein MKIDLQELFKDIYHEKTFSLPHDYNRFVIDSREVVKGDIFIALKGNTTDGHNFVSDALERGAIFAVVENDLKVDGRVVKVNSTFEFLKYLGNFARKKVNSAIFGITGSAGKTTTKEGLYLALSKRFNVIKTEGNINTDVSLPLFFANEITNLEDFVVVEMGVQKPNDMNILLDIVRPHYGIITNVGDSHLEYLKDRKGVLNEKFKLVRFVLDLGGVCFINGDDELLYSASNGLKGVFKVGFNKENDFRLTILEESFDSMKLKINVQDRIFEFTVPYNGFAYNVGLIFASSVYVGVDPDYVVSALREFKPYKGRGEKIKLGSMTIIDDTYNSNPISMNLALERLKGVKGPVVLILGDMLELGEYSKTLHEKVGESISKVNPYALITYGNFSKFINEKGSATIKYHFEDSNLLSQFLKTYNFKEGTYFLVKGSRGMKMEQFVQVLKERYGDES
- a CDS encoding UDP-N-acetylmuramoyl-L-alanyl-D-glutamate--2,6-diaminopimelate ligase, which translates into the protein MNGRILKEKFKDFEIYGNLERVFFGIKTDSRVIENGDLFVALKGENFDGHDFVFDAVKRGAVGVIIEKDLEINEDILVIKTHNSREAFAKISSFFFGDPSDRLTLIGVTGTMGKTTITYLLYRLFNYLGVPSGFIGTIGIGIKDNFSLVDLEPPTTPFPFDLHRYLKTMLDDGVKYVFMEVSSHGIKDKRIYGINFKRKILGTMGTDHIEYHKSLEDYIKTKVSFFDGFTSPILNGNSLYIDRFIEVSKDPIFYGGDEIFDYSFQNLKTHGTSIYFDVYQKGTALGAIDLPILGRYNAYNFLAVLSCAMLEGANFSDIKDFAKNALVPGRMEIYTFKGIKVVIDYAHNPDEIESVLESIKNIGNRLIVVFGAVGTSEKEKRVSMGASVSKFADFCVVTSDDPRGHDIESIIKDVASSVSIKHKVIPDRIEAIKYALNEAKENDVIAILGRGVESKMHMPNGEILRFRDIDIVKEVFHED
- the rsmH gene encoding 16S rRNA (cytosine(1402)-N(4))-methyltransferase RsmH; the protein is MEIHHIPVLLNETIELLNLKENSIVVDATLGEGGHSVEILKRIPKGLLIGIDMDYETIERARQRLLQVRDNFVIVPGNFKEINSLILPFAKSVTHILADLGVSSLQLEDESRGFSFMKEGPLDMRMCRPCTRYTAYDIINNFEESELRDIILYYGEDPFASKIAKRITEERKKHPIETTTQLAEIVKSVYPKGYYRIHPATRTFQALRIYINRELDNLKGFLENAPTVLESMGRIAIITYHSLEDRLVKQSFKNNPTLKLVNKHVIKPKEEEIATNRRARSAKLRVAEKVG
- a CDS encoding septum formation initiator family protein → MKVKTLTLLIILLILIAVYSVLFFSTVRIKKNIADLDVKIEILQTENQNLESQYLDLQDPAYIESIARKKLYMTEVKDFYVVEIRAK